The proteins below are encoded in one region of Campylobacter showae:
- the icmH gene encoding type IVB secretion system protein IcmH/DotU, with the protein MQSKDNSFSILFESRLQGLGTNQALDHVLPLLLLANRMSKIQNISQEQMVGLKEKLTNDILSISSKLASLRIYDEDDITRLRYCVCVFIDESLMKNELFMNSFWANNTLTIRLFNENLGGNKFFGIMEKWFENPMKNKDLLEVVYACLTLGYRGKYDLENDCNEKIGYLCESIASAIAPLIGSDEDTLFKKAYSPSKPDNILKNLLLVELELL; encoded by the coding sequence GTGCAAAGTAAAGATAATTCATTTTCTATATTGTTTGAAAGTCGACTTCAAGGGCTGGGGACAAATCAGGCCCTAGATCATGTCTTGCCGCTTTTGCTTCTTGCTAATAGAATGTCAAAGATACAAAATATTTCACAAGAGCAAATGGTTGGTTTAAAAGAGAAATTAACCAATGATATACTTAGCATAAGCTCAAAACTGGCTAGTCTTAGAATTTATGATGAAGACGATATTACTAGGCTCAGATACTGCGTCTGCGTCTTTATAGATGAAAGTCTTATGAAAAATGAACTTTTTATGAATAGTTTTTGGGCAAATAATACTCTTACTATTAGACTATTTAACGAAAATTTAGGTGGAAATAAATTTTTTGGTATAATGGAAAAATGGTTTGAAAACCCCATGAAAAACAAAGATCTTTTGGAGGTTGTTTATGCTTGTTTAACTCTTGGGTATAGGGGCAAATACGACCTTGAGAATGATTGTAACGAAAAGATCGGATATCTTTGTGAAAGTATAGCATCAGCTATTGCCCCTTTGATAGGCAGCGATGAAGATACGTTATTTAAAAAAGCCTATAGTCCTTCTAAACCTGACAATATACTTAAAAATTTACTTTTGGTGGAACTAGAACTCTTGTGA